The window agatcaactagccactgacagacatgttcaaatttgattcattcaaatccaccagccattttcatactGTACCAACATTttcagcatcctgagccttttcgGTAAGGTTCCTAGGAAATCTCAGCCTaaagtagttttattctccccaaaacaagtttccttttttattgttaaagaagaaaaaaaaaattgcaacccttttctttttatgtattCTGACTTTTTCAAAACACAGAGCTTTAagagttctttttcttttaaaggataCCATTTTTGTAAGAGCTACACTGAAGTTGGCAGTTTGATAAATGCAAGTTATTTCAGTAAATATTCTGCAATAGTCTGTAAAAGTTCCTGTAGATGGCAATACACATTCTcctttttttgccaaataaatgaaaagcttgTTGAAGTCATCAATGTCCTCCCTCTTGCTGCATCAACACCTCACCCAGCTTTTCTCAAAGGTTGTCCCAATAATGTGCTTAAAGTCAAATCATATTCAGTTTGTGCATTTTTACATGATATAACTATTTTTTAAGAACCGCACAGAACCAACAACCATGATGGGAACCGAACCGTGGGTTTTGTAAACCGTGCCACCCCTAGTCATAATGGTTTCTTCACTGAAGAGGAAATGTATTACAATTTCTTTTAGGGTACTGCATGCGTGGCAAACAATATCTTTTATGAATAgatagtatttgtttatttctgcaTCCCAGATACTAGATGCAACCTTGCCTTGGGGCCTGTAAACGCCTGGTAAGATAAGGCTTACATGGAAATATGAGTAaaggaaatatttaaatttttgtagCGTTTTCTCTGCCGGTCAAATTAGTGGTGGGTCATTTCTGATCTGAAGGGTTAAATACTATTATTTCTGCAGTGGTACCTGTAGCCATTACTGCTGCTTCTGTTATTTCTACCACATGTATTACGATTAGAGTGTAGTACTACTGCAGATAGAATTACGGCTAAAACTTGCACTTCACTTAGAGATATGGCTGTGATTTTATTAATACCATTGTTAATACAATACTGCTTATTGACATTGATAATTAGCAATAACTTCATTGCAACTTCTTTAGAATGCTGGTGTAAAAAATgtggagtgagagagagggaaaacaaTTTTGGTGGATGCTAGACTCAGAATAGGttgattttaataataatgaaaatcaTCAAGTGTGTGAGGAAGCCTGCGGAGCTTACACAACGTCTCTCTCCTGTTTAGATGATTAAAACAAGAAGTTCCAAGGTGCCGGCTCTCGCTGAATACGTCCGGTAAGTCAAGTTTTAAAACTCGACAGAGAAAACACTTTGCACTAGCCCAACTCTCCCAGGAACATTTTGTTGCTCCATTATCTGCCGTGACTCATGCAGTCAAAGAGCGCGGCTTTAATTACTCCTGTTTATATGTACTGCATGCCAGTCTGTGCACTCAGCTGACTCATAACTGCTCATCGTCCTCCCAGCTCCAACCATCCTTATGAGGTGGCCGAGGTCATCAGTCTGCCCATTGACCAAGGCAACCCGCCCTACCTCAAGTGGATAGGACAAGTTGTCCCCGAGTAAGGATGGACTGATGGACAAGTGGATGAATTAATTCCTGCATGGATGTGAAACTGAATCTGAAAAACACTATTTCCCTCAAAGAGACATCAAGACACTGTCCAAATCAGTAATGTTATTACTAACTGCACAAGACCAAGAGTTATTAGATGAGACAAAGTGCCCATTGTGTAAATAAGTAACACAAAAGATCAAAACTATGATGTTATCTTAAATATGTTTAAGATTACTGTGTTCCAGTCATTATTTGAGTcttgtgttaatatttttcccttttcagtATGTTTACCTCTAGAGGGCAGACTTGGTCTTTTGAATTTCAAAGTTAGCCAGGTGCAGAAGGAACTGCGCTACAGCTTTGACTTGTTTGGAAATGCCACTATAATGTTTAAACATCAGTTGTAATTCTTGTTTCATTTGTGAAAGAAGCATTTTTGCAATAAAGTGGatgatcattttttaaatttgaagtcTTTCTTGGTGAACAACGTACAGTAAACAGTTAAACATGTACAGTAGTGTATCCCTGTACACACTATGTGCATTAGTTCACGTGACACAATTTCATACAACACCAAGTTTTATTGTGGGACAAAAAGATTCACATACAAATATCATCTGTTGAGCAGCATGGTATCCCATAATATTTAGGGACTCTAAATTACCCGTAGTAATAATGTGAGTGTCAACGGTTGTCTGTGTGCTTCTTGCACAATGTCTGCTGGGACTGGCTCCTGCTCCCTCGCACCCCCCTAAAAGGATAAGCTGCTATAACTAATGGATGGGTGTATGGGAAATCATCTGTAAACATTTAATTAGCCCCCTCTCCTCACATTTCACCTGGCTTGTGTACTTTACCAAAGCTCTGACATCATCCCTGATAATACATCTTAATGGAAACACTGATCATAGGTAAAAGCTCTAGTGATACAACCTGCCTTTCTGGGATTTCACTGAAATGTGTAAGACTTAAATAAGACAGAAAAAATAGAGTTCACAATTcattacaacacacaccaggACTATTTTGCCCAATCATCATAACCAATCAATTAGCTTTACACTGAATGTATTAACATAGTAACTATGAGCATAAAGCAACGAAGCACAACACTTAACATGAATGCACCAGGTGTACACACGCTCTAacaagttaaaagaaaaatgtctcctttataattttaaaaaggatttaatgaataaatacaaatatgatcGTCTTTTTTCTACACAATGTGAGCAGTTTTTTCACTAGCATATTTCAGATTTGATGCAAAAGTATCTCCCCTAAACTTCCAGTTACACAGAAAAATAGTCTTTAGACCTTTAAATCTTCTGAAACCTAGAAGGGCGCAGGCACTATTTTTTTGTGCTGCCCATCCTGGGTAGTAAGCTGAAGCAAGTTGTCAGTTACAGTGGACCTTAATACTGGAGAAATGCAGCGACTGAGTTACATCTGTGCTCAGATATAGTATAGAATTTGTTACATAAAAGCTCAACATAAACACTAAACAATAGACACTAAAATgtgttcttgaaaaaaaaactactgcaaTTTACCTTTTTTGGGctgtttttgttaaagtaaaCACACTTTTTGATTTCACAGTGGGTCATTAGTTGTGTTACCTCCCACTGGGATATCATTCATACAGTGCATTAGACATTTCAGAACAAGATGTTCCTAACTAATAACCCCAGTCCTTTTCAACATTAttgaataaagaaatataaaaaacaatatttaaaaaattaataaatatatatggtTCTAGAATGAGTCACTGAAGCCCTAACAAACCATACATACAGGGTGACATCAATCATAAATGACCTTTTTGGTGTAACACCAGGGCTTTTGTCAGTTTTAAGAAGGACCATATCATTCCAGTAGGCAACACAGTTTCAAGTTCAAGATTAAGTCGtggcaaaaaaatcaaaacatcaaaaataaaatgttaatataCTTTCCGTACAGGTGTTTCTGCATGTATGCAGACTACTTGCAACAATAACTCCAAACTGTACTGCACAACACTTGCAGCCAATGATACAGATCAGATATTTAAATTTCTTATTCCAACTATTTCCATTTGCTTTCAATCCAACATGATTAACATGCCTACTTTCATATTTTGTCTTTCACATTATTTTACCATACTTGCACCGTGGCAAAAGTAATTGCGCTTATTGGCAGACTATTACATAATGCAAATTTCCAtcagggggggaaaaaagaactgACCCCAACTTCCAAGATTTGCACAAATTTGTAGAATAGTCACTTCACATGATCTAACATTGAGCCTTTTTTCTGTAGTTTGTAGTTTGTAATATTCACAGCCATTTCAAATATGTGAGAAATTTTACAAATGGCATCTTTGGTGAAAAAAGTCCACATAATTAATGTAAATCTGTTACAGATAACTGATTTCAAGCACTTTGTTATCTTCCAAGCTTTTCTCCGGTTGTGACATGTTGTCTTTGCTTTTGCTGGCCGTAGAGGACGCTACCTTAGCAGGATCAAAGCCCGGGCCTTTCTCAGCCAAATCTCCATCTTTGGAACTCTGACTTGGCTCCGGCTCAGGTTCGCCTTTCTGCACAACCTGTGTCTTTGAGACCTCTGTTACTTCACTTTGGTTTccattttctgattttttgCACATTTCACTCATCTGTATGTTCCCTCCTCCTGTTCCATTGATTTCCTCATCTTCTTTTTCACTACATTCCTTCCTAGGTACATTTAGGACTCCTTCACATATGTTATGTGCTTGGAGCACGATGCCGCCCCACTCTTCTGTTGGTCGCTGTACCTCAGTGCCGGCCCTGTCGTTGTTCTTCACCCTGCGTGAAGTGCCACACAGGGCTTTCCTGAAGCCTCTCTTGAAGTTGTCAGACAGAAATCCGTACAGTATGGGATTGGCACAGCTGTTCGCATAGGacagcacaacaacaaaaaagtagaGCCCCCGGAAGTCCCCGGGCAGGACCATCAGGAGGTTGACGATATTCAGAATGTAGAACGGCAGCCAGCAAAAGACAAACACTGCCACCACGACAACCACCATCCTGGTGATTTTACGCTCCGACTTCCTGCGCCGAGAGGACGTGGCCTGCGCCCGCTTTCCAACACTGCGCACCTTCgaaaaaagagataaagaacTTTAACCTGTCCTACTTAAACACACATGTTCACTGGTAAAGGCTCCGAAAGGCTGAGAAATAAAAGATTTTCACCATTGCCATTTCGTCCGACGAGTTGTGCTCACCTTAGATTTCCAATACAAAAGTGAATCTAACTGAACCACTTAGTACCTGAGAAATAGTTTGTAAGAAAACTGACCATCATATCTGTTTGTTATCTAAAGCGGATATGAAATTCTTCCTAtacttttgttgttgctgttttttagtGCAATAGAGGAATTAGAACATCACAATCCCCTTTCCTACTATGCTTTCTTAGTTTCTTAGTTTCTCGttagtgtttcctgttttattcttGGAATGTATTGCAGTGCAGTGTTGCTCACATAAAATACTACATGCGTGAACATTTATGATGTAAGATATGGAAAAAGTATCATTGAAACAGTAATATAGTGTATAACTCATAACATAACCAACACTAAAAGAATATTTCTGAAGGTTAGAAGAGGAATGGAGCTTTAATAGTGGTGGATACTTACTCTCTGTTTTTCCGCTGAATCCCACTCTGGGACAGTGTGCTTCCCCATTATTTCTGTACACATATTGCTTTGGTACAAGAGCCCTCCAACATTGTTAGCGATATCAACGGAGGACAGTCCAATTATAAAGGATGTTTGCGTGACTGTGTACCATTGTGTTTGTGCAGTTTGTGACAAAAGCTGTTGCTGCATTAAAGAGCTTCTATGTACTGCTGCTTCATTTGAAAGGATTTCTTTGTGAATTCAacataaaaataatgtaatgcaACACAGTTGGAAAGTGGTATGAGCTAATTAAGGAACCCCTGGTTTTGGAAGTAAAAGTCCCATGTGGAAATTGTTTTGTGACTCACAATCGTAGTGAGTCTACATGTTGGtcatataacataacataactatgacgatataaattatatttgttATCAAGGAGAGTCTCATGTTTCTATTTTAAGTAGCAGCATatattttaaagacattttcgAAATGGGAATTCAGAATAGGGAAAACAATTAGTGgaaaaacatctggatcactGTAAGTGCTGTACCTTGATGACAATTAGCAGGTAGCACAAGCAGATGACCAGCAGGGGGCAGAAGAAGCCGACGGTGCACGTGTACACGATGAAAGACGTCTTCCACACTTCTGCTGGCTCAGGCCACACAATGCTGCAGTTCCCATCATCCTTCAGCACGTCTGCAAACACCACCACCGGCAGCACCACCACAATAGACCCCCCCCAAACTGTGGCACTGATTGCCTTGGCTACACGGGGCCGCCGCCACCAAAAGGAGCGGATGGGGTGCACCACAGCCAGGTAGCGGTCCACTGACATCACGGTCAGGCAGAAGATGCTGGTAAACTGGTTGATGGCGTCCACTGTCATGACCACACGGCACATGAGAGAGCCAAAGGGCCAGTAGAGCAGGGCGTTCTGCACCGCCAGGAAGGGCAGGCCCAGCATGAAGAGCTCGTCGGCAATAGCTAAGTTGAGGATGTAGATGTTGGTGACGGACTCGTTTTTGGTGTAGTTGACAACAACGTGGATGACCAGAGTGTTGCCTACGAGgccaacaacacacactatcGCATAGATACAAGGGATGAAGATCCCAGCCAAGCCAGGGAGGGATCCAGGTACTGGTTTGGTGCAGTTCTGGCAGGTGCTGTTTAAAAGGAGAGCACCGTCACTGGTGGTAACACCGAGAATTGGTTGAGAAGTGGTGGAGAGGAGCAGGAATTGGGAGTAGGGGGGGATGGAGTTGTTGCTCCATGTAGCTGCAGGGACTTCCTGAGGCAGCTGGGTAGACTGGAAAATCTCCATGGAGACTTTAAGGAATACGAGGAAAATGAAAGTAGATAAAATCCCAGTGACACGTCCCAATCCCAGTGACACGTCAAAAGGCCCTACAAGGCAAAGTTAGCACATTACATAgtacattattatttaatacaAAATGAGTTACGCTTGCTTAGtccaaagttaaaaaatatgACTAACCTTAAAAGGttcattgtttaattttgtaaaagaaaattaaagtgGTATTTcgacatttagtttttttacacttAGTTGCCAAGAGTTGTGGTGTATTCACctcatcacagaaaataagtgCTTTTACACATGCCTCACCATTATTGTGTATATGGTGTGTTGCAATGTATCTGTGCAGATGCCCACATGGGGCAGTTGTGGCTAGAAAGGATTCAGCTACGGCGTTTAGCtgagaaaaagtgacaacagtTACATTTAGCAACCAAAACAACATTATGAGTTTGTTTCATGTTGGTCTACTGTGAAGACCAACATGCAGCACAAAACCCTTCCCGTAATATTAATATGCCTTTAGATAAGAAGTGAATAAGTGATAGTCCCAAATTTTCAAACTATTCATTTAAATACAGAATAATAACTGCAGCCAAAGATATTATTTTTTCCAGAAAGGGAGTACAGATgagaaacaacaacatatttaaaaaaatttaaatattttggtCCAAACTCAGATCAGTGAAAATTGCAGAATGCTTAACAACCCTCCTTccattacaacaaaaacaagaccgCACCGGAACAAAAATATTATGTATTTTGTCCTATTAGTACCAGACTTGTTTATGAAGCCATCCTGGATCTTAATAACTAACATGCCGTACACAGGCACACCCTCATCCCTCACAGCAATGATTAATAATTGGTGGTCTGATAGGAACAAAATGTCCTGACCTATGGTGAAAAAATACAGAGGCATGTCCTCCACAACCTTGACTTTAATGCGTTAATGGACTGAGTTAGATTGGAAGAGAACAGGGGGGGAAAGCATGAAGAATCCTTTCCAGTGCTATAACTATACTATAACTATATCAACAAAAGGGAATATTGTACAGTGTATGGTATTATACAGTTTGGTCAAACAATGAGTgtgatttttatgttttcaatgtGTAGAGTAAAGGCTTTAATATTGCAAGACGAATACATAATAAATGGATTACCTTGGTTTTATTTCAAACTAAAGGTCAGCTAAGAAGGAAATACCACTACCTGTGAGTTATATTATTTGTTCAAAAACAAATCTTGGTGCACATCAAGCTTTCTCATTTCTAATATGAGTTGTTCCTTTAAGATGTATATTAAATTTCTAGGTTGCATCCAGTGGCCGGAGGTCTGGGAATCAATTACTTAATGCAATTTGCCAGAGGACAGTATATGCTGGGCAGGTGTGAGATTACATGAGCCACTTAATGCTTCAAAATATGCGAGGACACACACTTACATAATTCCGTGAATATAGCCTGATAGCCTGTATACAATGTCAGGTTTTGGTGCAACTTTAGATTCATTTTAAGATTGAGTCTGTTGATATGAACACCTGAAATGGTCCTATTCTGATTCAGTGAtgtgtgggtggttgtgtgCGTTTCAAACCTGATGTTAATTTATATCAAGGACAAGATATCATGTTTGACAATATGCAGCCGCACAACTTTCAGGTAGTCCTACAGTTCAACGGTGTGAAGCTAAACACTCCTCTAAATTAGAGGAAGGTAACAATGAATACACATTTGGCATGTTTATAGTTAAAGTAGagcaaaattatgttttaacaaccacatttattgaaaataaattgaattgaaaaacagatgttgaatCATTTGCTTGATCTTAGGCATGCAGGtacaataaagaaaatataattaaaacctATTTTGTAGCAGATTATGCATAAGAAAAGGCTCATGTCCAAAATGCAAAGGATGAATCCAATATCGCAAAGCAAGCTGTGGATTTCTGCAGATCTATATCATAACAATTCCAGCCTAGGGGATTGAGATACAGGTTTAACACTAAATGACCTGAATCCCTGGACCAGCTGGTATGGTCTGGAAGGGGAAAATGACCCCCCCTTGAAAAGTCACAAGAACATACAGATGGAACTGGAATGTGCAACCAGTACATCTAAATCATATGTGATTACAGGAACATGGTAAGGTTTTTTACaaaattatagtgcaaaagaaaatgtataaagtCAGCAAAAAATCCCTGACACATCAGAGAGCTCCCTTAATCACACTCACAGTTCCTTATGAGCTCCTGATTTCCAAAATGCGCAGCACAACATGTGCCATTCTAATCTGGGAAACACACAATAGAGCAGACTGACAATCTGTCTTCCTGGAGGGGGCATCAACTCTTTTGTCTGCCATTCTATGGCCAGCTCGAAGAAAAAACTTCCTGCTAGATGTTGCTATGGCGATGTAAGGTCAAACCAATGCCTAAAAGGCCCCGTACGGAGCAAATGAAAGAGACAACAACAAGAGAGTTCAAATGAATGCTGATTGAAGAGCCAGTGCTCTTTACATTTATATGCAAAGGCAACAATGGCATCCATtggccattgtgtgtgtgtgagtgtacatTTGTGTGATGACATACACGTGTGATGTGCCTATGTGTATACAAATGATGGCATCTGCTTCTGTTGACTGCAGATACTGTAGGTCTGGAGATATCAGTGAAACTTTGATGTTCAGTGTATTTAAGAACTGATGCCACCTTCCTTGTTGCTATATGCTCGTTacaatttaacattttcagtATCAGCAAATTAGTTAGAAGCTGGGACATTGGGACTACCAGAGTACAATGATTAAAGTAAACATTAAGATCCATAGACTCTCTTTGGGGATCTCTCTCCCTAACCTGGAAATGTATTAcgtaaatatacagtaatgtgaTATGGGTCTTAGTAAATCTTGCATTGCAAGGCCCTTCTCTAATACAGACATACAAAGCTTAAAAGTTAGTTAAAAAGGGAGCAGACACACAGTGGGGAGCTGTTGTTGCTATTCTTTAATAAAGTGaaacaggacactttacagGGTACTGAGCAGAGTAGGGGGGTCTATTTCTAAAGGTGTAAGAGggtacaacatttttattttagcctCATTCCCTCAGTCAAATGCAACAGGCAGCTGCTTTGAATAATAAAAAGATGATATGATGAACTGGATGAACGGTCTGTTAACCACCTGTCCAGTACCACACCCCGCATATAAGATATCTAACCCCTAGATAATGTCAGCAACTAGCTGATGAACTTAGTGAGTTGTTGTCTCTCAAACGTGAATAATGGACTTATATTTGGCAACTAAACACAAACATGACTTCAATCAATCAAAGCCAATATTAGAAGGAGATGTCAGTGTCACagtttgtctttctgtcctATTCTGTAGCCACAATTCCACAGGCCAGTTCATTaccattatccatccatcctccagaTGTCCTTGTCCTTGGAGTTTCCCTccttcccccatcccctgactgCCCCGCCCATCTACACATCTGGTCCTACTTTCCTAATCAGCTTTTGCAGTTGCCTTTCCTACCTTGCCCGCCTGCTCACTATTCTCCCTAATTAGACCATT of the Etheostoma spectabile isolate EspeVRDwgs_2016 chromosome 2, UIUC_Espe_1.0, whole genome shotgun sequence genome contains:
- the LOC116701699 gene encoding somatostatin receptor type 5; translated protein: MEIFQSTQLPQEVPAATWSNNSIPPYSQFLLLSTTSQPILGVTTSDGALLLNSTCQNCTKPVPGSLPGLAGIFIPCIYAIVCVVGLVGNTLVIHVVVNYTKNESVTNIYILNLAIADELFMLGLPFLAVQNALLYWPFGSLMCRVVMTVDAINQFTSIFCLTVMSVDRYLAVVHPIRSFWWRRPRVAKAISATVWGGSIVVVLPVVVFADVLKDDGNCSIVWPEPAEVWKTSFIVYTCTVGFFCPLLVICLCYLLIVIKVRSVGKRAQATSSRRRKSERKITRMVVVVVAVFVFCWLPFYILNIVNLLMVLPGDFRGLYFFVVVLSYANSCANPILYGFLSDNFKRGFRKALCGTSRRVKNNDRAGTEVQRPTEEWGGIVLQAHNICEGVLNVPRKECSEKEDEEINGTGGGNIQMSEMCKKSENGNQSEVTEVSKTQVVQKGEPEPEPSQSSKDGDLAEKGPGFDPAKVASSTASKSKDNMSQPEKSLEDNKVLEISYL